From Choristoneura fumiferana chromosome 7, NRCan_CFum_1, whole genome shotgun sequence, the proteins below share one genomic window:
- the LOC141429903 gene encoding uncharacterized protein: MLLRLPPFCSASGMFAEARTDSFGAVIRKRISSAMDRMRGSSNSLLCAISEDCEFGNVNKPCPTPRRWRTRIRAVTPRTQCSSLRLAPGRSAVTLVTRTRALGKNKFLLCSKQTRITMCYKGKCLFCIPVEKGCLVFAILSAIVTLLALLACVVVGLLAVGGIIFVSHEIEKRPDFDSPWKYQDRRAITRAEVVGGMAVSVVTLLASIPSLIAFTFSVLLCNGICKRRSGQVKAYFVYGVVITVITVIASIVQMLSNYDTYPGLMGLFGCVIYSLILWMVFETYTKLRSGAVYKDHIRLVEN, from the exons ATGCTGTTGCGGCTGCCCCCGTTCTGCAGTGCATCCGGCATGTTTGCGGAGGCGCGTACTGATAGTTTTGGAGCCGTGATACGCAAACGAATATCATCAGCCATGGATAGGATGAGGGGCAGCAGTAACAGCCTTCTATGTGCAATATCGGAGGAT tgtgaatttggtaacgttaacaagccctgccCCACCCCTCGCAGATGGCGCACGCGCATCCGAGCCGTCACTCCTCGCACGCAGTGCAGTTCGCTTCGGCTCGCCCCCGGTCGCAGTGCAGTCACGCTAGTTACACGTACACGTGCTCTtggaaaaaataagtttctattGTGTTCCAAACAAACTCG AATCACCATGTGCTACAAAGGAAAGTGCTTGTTTTGCATCCCCGTTGAAAAGGGATGTCTAGTGTTCGCGATTTTGAGTgcg ATTGTAACACTACTCGCGCTGCTAGCATGCGTCGTAGTAGGATTGCTAGCCGTCGGCGGCATTATTTTCGTCTCTCATGAGATTGAAAAGAGGCCAGATTTTGATTCACCTTGGAAATACCAAGACAGGCGCGCCATCACAAGAGCCGAAGTGGTTGGAGGGATGGCAGTGAGCGTTGTCACCCTCCTCGCTAGCATTCCATCTCTGATTGCCTTCACCTTCTCAGTTCTTCTGTGCAACGGTATCTGCAAG CGTCGGTCAGGGCAGGTGAAGGCGTACTTCGTCTACGGCGTGGTTATCACTGTAATCACGGTGATTGCCTCGATCGTTCAGATGCTAAGCAACTACGACACTTACCCTGGCCTCATGGGGCTGTTTGGATGTG tGATCTACTCACTCATCCTCTGGATGGTATTCGAGACATACACGAAGCTTCGCTCCGGTGCCGTCTACAAGGACCACATTCGTTTAGTGGAAAACTAA